A window of Lemur catta isolate mLemCat1 chromosome Y, mLemCat1.pri, whole genome shotgun sequence contains these coding sequences:
- the LOC123629062 gene encoding testis-specific Y-encoded protein 1-like isoform X2 codes for MLSRHAAWLLASFPSVERLLDLRQIVYHPQLSAVITEQDKDVLSYMINLEVEEVSLENYRCRMKFFFLPNPYFRNQVIVKEYHLDITGYRASRSSAIEWFWDYEGEAPFREQDSTDIISEDLWLAPLHYYPRDEDLV; via the exons ATGCTCTCCAGACATGCTGCATGGCTCCTGGCCTCTTTCCCTAGTGTGGAAAGGCTCCTTGACCTCAGGCAGATTGTGTACCATCCCCAGCTGTCAGCTGTGATCACGGAGCAAGACAAAGACGTGCTGAGCTACATGATCAATCTGGAG gtggaggaagTAAGCCTGGAGAATTACCGCTGTAGGAtgaagtttttcttccttcccaacccCTACTTCCGGAATCAAGTGATCGTCAAggagtatcaccttgatatcactG gtTACCGGGCATCTCGTTCCTCTGCCATTGAGTGGTTCTGGGATTATGAGGGTGAAGCCCCATTCAGGGAGCAGGACTCCACCGAT ATCATCAGCGAGGACCTGTGGCTCGCTCCCTTGCACTACTACCCCAGGGATGAAGACCTGGTGTGA
- the LOC123629062 gene encoding testis-specific Y-encoded protein 1-like isoform X1 — protein MLSRHAAWLLASFPSVERLLDLRQIVYHPQLSAVITEQDKDVLSYMINLEVEEVSLENYRCRMKFFFLPNPYFRNQVIVKEYHLDITGYRASRSSAIEWFWDYEGEAPFREQDSTDVSFFSWLCEHNCPGSNRIAEIISEDLWLAPLHYYPRDEDLV, from the exons ATGCTCTCCAGACATGCTGCATGGCTCCTGGCCTCTTTCCCTAGTGTGGAAAGGCTCCTTGACCTCAGGCAGATTGTGTACCATCCCCAGCTGTCAGCTGTGATCACGGAGCAAGACAAAGACGTGCTGAGCTACATGATCAATCTGGAG gtggaggaagTAAGCCTGGAGAATTACCGCTGTAGGAtgaagtttttcttccttcccaacccCTACTTCCGGAATCAAGTGATCGTCAAggagtatcaccttgatatcactG gtTACCGGGCATCTCGTTCCTCTGCCATTGAGTGGTTCTGGGATTATGAGGGTGAAGCCCCATTCAGGGAGCAGGACTCCACCGATGTAAGCTTCTTCAGCTGGTTGTGCGAACACAACTGCCCGGGCTCTAACCGGATTGCTGAG ATCATCAGCGAGGACCTGTGGCTCGCTCCCTTGCACTACTACCCCAGGGATGAAGACCTGGTGTGA